In Neorhizobium galegae, the following proteins share a genomic window:
- a CDS encoding sigma-54-dependent transcriptional regulator — protein MASDILVVDDEADIRDIVSGILSDEGHETRTAHDSDSALAAISDRVPRLVFLDIWMQGSKLDGLALLDEVKSRHPDLPVVMISGHGNVETAVSAIKRGAFDFIEKPFKADRLILIAERALENSKLKREVTELKKRTGDAAELVGTSVAVSQLRQTIEKVAPTNSRVMILGPSGSGKELVARMIHKRSSRVTGPFVALNAATITPDRMEVALFGTEGAPGQARKIGALEEAHRGILYLDEVGEMPRETQNKILRVLVDQQFERVGGSKRVKVDVRIISSTCYNLESLIADGSFREDLYHRLAVVPVKVPALAERREDIPFLVDMFMRQISEQAGIRPRKIGEDAMAVLQAHDWPGNIRQLRNNIERLMILARSDGPDSPISADMLPTDLGDMLPKVSAKGDYHIMTLPLREAREMFERDYLIAQINRFGGNISRTAEFVGMERSALHRKLKSLGV, from the coding sequence ATGGCGTCTGATATTCTGGTCGTAGATGACGAGGCGGATATCCGCGATATCGTTTCAGGTATTTTGTCCGATGAGGGCCATGAAACCCGCACGGCTCACGACAGCGACAGCGCGCTGGCAGCGATATCCGATCGCGTGCCGCGGCTGGTTTTCCTGGATATCTGGATGCAGGGCTCGAAACTCGACGGTCTGGCGCTGCTCGACGAGGTCAAGAGCCGGCACCCAGATTTGCCCGTCGTGATGATCTCCGGCCACGGCAATGTCGAGACCGCTGTTTCGGCGATCAAGCGCGGTGCCTTCGACTTCATCGAAAAACCGTTCAAGGCCGACCGGTTGATCCTGATCGCCGAGCGGGCGCTCGAAAACTCCAAGCTGAAGCGCGAGGTGACCGAGCTCAAGAAGCGCACCGGCGACGCGGCCGAGCTGGTCGGCACGTCGGTTGCCGTCTCGCAGCTTCGCCAGACGATCGAGAAGGTCGCGCCCACCAACAGCCGCGTGATGATCCTCGGCCCCTCCGGATCCGGCAAGGAACTGGTGGCGCGAATGATCCACAAGCGGTCGTCTCGCGTGACCGGTCCGTTCGTGGCGCTGAACGCCGCGACGATCACGCCCGATCGCATGGAGGTCGCTCTGTTCGGTACCGAAGGGGCTCCCGGCCAGGCGCGCAAGATCGGCGCGCTGGAAGAGGCCCATCGCGGCATCCTCTATCTCGACGAAGTCGGCGAAATGCCGCGCGAGACCCAGAACAAGATCTTGCGTGTACTGGTCGACCAGCAGTTCGAACGCGTCGGCGGTTCCAAGCGCGTCAAGGTGGATGTCCGCATCATCTCCTCGACCTGCTACAATCTCGAAAGCCTGATCGCCGACGGCTCGTTTCGCGAAGATCTCTACCACCGGCTGGCGGTCGTGCCGGTCAAGGTGCCAGCGCTCGCCGAACGCCGCGAGGACATTCCTTTCCTGGTCGATATGTTCATGCGCCAGATTTCCGAACAGGCCGGCATCCGTCCCCGCAAGATCGGCGAGGACGCCATGGCCGTCCTGCAGGCCCATGACTGGCCGGGCAATATCCGCCAGCTCCGCAACAATATCGAGCGGCTGATGATCCTTGCCCGTTCCGACGGTCCGGATTCGCCGATTTCCGCCGACATGCTGCCGACCGATCTCGGCGACATGCTGCCCAAGGTTTCCGCCAAGGGCGATTATCACATCATGACGCTGCCGCTGCGCGAAGCCCGCGAAATGTTCGAGCGCGACTACCTGATCGCCCAGATCAACCGGTTCGGAGGCAATATTTCCCGCACCGCGGAATTCGTCGGCATGGAACGTTCGGCCTTGCACCGCAAGCTCAAGTCGCTCGGTGTGTAA
- the trkA gene encoding Trk system potassium transporter TrkA, which produces MKVIICGAGQVGYGIAERLAQEDNDVSVIDTSAALIAAITETLDVKGYVGHGAHPDMLEKAGAEDADMIIAVTLYDEVNIVACEVAQALFSVPTKIARIRAQNYLKPEYADLFSRQNMSIDVTISPEIEVGKMVLRRISFPGATDVVKFADDHIAMVAIECMEDCPVVATPLHQLSDLFPDLMATVVGIVRNGVLTVARSADQLEVGDVAYVICQREHIRRTLGLFGHEEQEARRIIIAGGGNIGYYVARTIEEHQPRTRLKIIESDRERALVVSEQLRNTIVLHGSALDQHILTQADIQDTDLMITLTNSDQINILAAVMAKSLGCKSNLVLINSTSFHQVTDALGIDAQINPRAVTISRVLQHVRKGRIRSVYAVQNGAAEIIEAEALETSPLVGRPFRELDLPDGIRVGAIYRGEAVIRPNGDTRIKARDRVVLFATAEAVRHVEQLFRVSIQYF; this is translated from the coding sequence ATGAAGGTGATCATTTGCGGCGCGGGGCAGGTGGGCTACGGCATCGCCGAACGGCTCGCCCAGGAGGACAATGATGTCTCCGTCATCGATACCTCGGCGGCCCTGATCGCCGCGATCACCGAGACGCTCGACGTCAAGGGTTATGTCGGCCACGGCGCTCATCCGGACATGCTGGAAAAGGCGGGTGCCGAAGACGCCGACATGATCATCGCGGTGACGCTCTACGACGAGGTCAACATCGTCGCCTGCGAGGTCGCGCAGGCGCTGTTTTCGGTGCCCACCAAGATCGCCCGCATCCGCGCCCAGAACTATCTGAAGCCGGAATATGCCGATCTCTTCAGCCGCCAGAACATGTCGATCGACGTGACGATCTCGCCGGAGATCGAGGTCGGCAAGATGGTGCTCCGGCGCATTTCCTTTCCCGGCGCCACCGATGTCGTAAAGTTCGCCGACGATCATATCGCCATGGTGGCGATCGAGTGCATGGAGGACTGCCCGGTCGTCGCGACGCCCCTGCATCAGCTTTCCGATCTCTTCCCGGACCTGATGGCGACCGTGGTCGGCATCGTCCGCAATGGCGTCCTGACCGTCGCCCGCTCCGCCGATCAGCTTGAAGTCGGGGACGTCGCCTACGTCATCTGCCAGCGCGAACACATCCGCCGCACGCTCGGCCTGTTCGGCCACGAGGAGCAGGAGGCCCGCCGCATCATCATCGCCGGCGGCGGCAATATCGGATATTACGTCGCCCGAACCATCGAGGAACACCAGCCGAGGACGCGGCTGAAGATCATCGAGAGCGACCGCGAGCGGGCGCTGGTCGTCTCCGAGCAGCTGCGCAATACGATCGTGCTGCACGGTTCGGCGCTCGACCAGCACATCCTCACCCAGGCCGATATCCAGGATACCGACCTGATGATAACACTCACCAACAGCGACCAGATCAACATCCTCGCCGCGGTCATGGCGAAATCGCTCGGCTGCAAGTCGAACCTCGTGCTGATCAACTCCACCTCGTTTCATCAGGTCACCGACGCGCTCGGCATCGATGCGCAGATCAACCCGCGTGCGGTGACGATCTCGCGCGTGCTGCAGCATGTCCGCAAGGGCCGCATCCGTTCCGTCTATGCGGTGCAGAACGGCGCTGCCGAGATTATCGAGGCCGAGGCGCTGGAAACCTCGCCGCTGGTCGGCCGGCCGTTCCGCGAACTCGACCTTCCGGACGGCATCCGTGTCGGCGCGATCTACCGCGGTGAGGCCGTCATTCGCCCGAACGGCGATACCAGGATCAAGGCGCGCGACCGTGTCGTGCTCTTTGCCACCGCCGAAGCCGTGCGCCATGTGGAGCAGCTTTTCCGCGTTTCCATCCAGTATTTCTGA
- a CDS encoding D-amino-acid transaminase: MSRIAYVNGQYVRHSDAAVHVEDRGFQFADGVYEVCEVRHGMIVDLTRHLNRLDRSLSELRMAAPMGRAALTFVIREVLRRNRVKNGIFYLQVTRGAARRDHYFPAEGTPPTITITAKSTDPSAAARKYASGIKVITLPENRWDRVDIKTVGLLPNVLAKQQAKEAGAQDAIFIDRSGIVMEGASSNVWIVTRDGELVTRPAEHGILKGITRTTLIDVAKKLGLKVVEREFKTEEMLAAREVFFTSATGICVPIVEIDNKPVANGHPGTVSSSIRDTFFDVAEKTAI, translated from the coding sequence ATGTCGAGAATTGCCTATGTGAACGGACAATATGTTCGCCATTCCGACGCTGCGGTGCATGTGGAGGATCGCGGCTTCCAGTTCGCGGACGGCGTCTACGAGGTCTGCGAAGTGCGCCACGGCATGATCGTCGATCTGACCCGCCACCTCAACCGCCTCGACCGGTCGCTGAGCGAACTGAGGATGGCGGCGCCGATGGGCCGCGCGGCGCTCACCTTCGTCATCCGCGAAGTTCTCCGCCGCAACCGGGTGAAGAACGGCATCTTCTACCTGCAGGTGACCCGCGGTGCCGCCCGCCGCGACCACTACTTCCCGGCCGAGGGCACGCCGCCGACCATCACGATCACCGCCAAGAGCACCGACCCCTCGGCCGCCGCCAGGAAATATGCCAGTGGCATCAAGGTTATAACCCTGCCCGAGAACCGCTGGGACCGCGTCGACATCAAGACCGTCGGCCTGTTGCCCAACGTGCTTGCCAAGCAGCAGGCGAAGGAGGCCGGTGCTCAGGACGCCATCTTCATCGACCGTTCCGGCATCGTCATGGAAGGTGCCTCTTCGAACGTCTGGATCGTGACGCGGGATGGCGAGCTGGTCACCCGGCCGGCCGAGCACGGCATTCTCAAGGGAATCACCCGCACGACCCTCATCGATGTCGCGAAAAAGCTCGGGCTCAAGGTGGTCGAGCGCGAGTTCAAGACGGAAGAGATGCTGGCGGCGCGCGAGGTATTTTTCACCTCCGCCACCGGGATCTGCGTCCCGATCGTCGAAATCGACAACAAGCCGGTGGCCAACGGCCATCCGGGCACCGTATCGTCAAGTATTCGCGACACCTTTTTCGACGTTGCGGAAAAGACGGCGATTTGA
- the hfq gene encoding RNA chaperone Hfq translates to MAERSQNLQDLFLNTVRKQKISLTIFLINGVKLTGVVTSFDNFCVLLRRDGHSQLVYKHAISTIMPGQPMQMFETEENAA, encoded by the coding sequence ATGGCGGAACGTTCTCAGAACCTGCAGGATTTATTTCTCAATACCGTTCGCAAGCAGAAGATTTCCCTGACGATTTTCCTGATCAACGGGGTCAAGCTGACAGGTGTCGTGACCTCTTTCGACAACTTCTGCGTCCTGCTTCGCCGTGACGGCCACTCTCAGCTCGTGTATAAGCACGCGATCTCGACCATCATGCCGGGCCAGCCCATGCAGATGTTCGAAACCGAAGAGAATGCGGCCTAA